In Candidatus Binatia bacterium, a single genomic region encodes these proteins:
- a CDS encoding trypsin-like peptidase domain-containing protein — translation MKKFHHGQRILLGLALIFLALTASYAHGQDDVRDLVVKIHTTRRDPDLTRPWTKQNPANVSGSGIVIQGKRILTNAHVVQNASQIYIQPNQSAEKLAARVVTIAEPVDLAVLTVEDESFFDKRAFLPFADDLPRVKDAVSVYGFPTGGTELSVTEGIVSRIEFTNYYQFTMGLRIQVDAALNPGNSGGPVVSRGKLVGVVFSNIPNAQNIGYVIPIEEVRLFLDDLADGAYDGKPQLHDFFQTVENSALRSRLGLPKGTGGLMLTQPYGNDAGYPLKEWDVITAVGGQPIDSDGKVSVRYDLRLSALYLVQRHAKDGALDLTVQRNGQPRRIRVPVLRKRDLVMPYLANKSPRYFIYGPLVFCAASQEYIEKLGNQWELYHARQGNPLMIRRYDKPVFAGEEIVIVCSPMFPHPITKGYDDANGFVLQEVDGVPVKNLKHLVEILRDGKSAQVAFKFAKMANRMQENMVFDRRTVVAATEDILKDFGIRYQYSEDLRPVWEIAHKQ, via the coding sequence ATGAAAAAGTTTCACCATGGTCAAAGGATTTTGCTCGGTCTCGCTTTAATCTTTTTGGCGTTGACGGCGTCCTACGCCCACGGCCAGGACGACGTGAGAGATCTGGTGGTAAAAATCCACACGACGCGCCGCGACCCCGACCTCACCCGGCCCTGGACGAAGCAAAATCCCGCGAACGTGAGCGGATCGGGGATCGTGATCCAGGGGAAACGCATCCTCACCAACGCCCACGTCGTCCAGAACGCGAGCCAGATTTACATCCAGCCGAACCAATCGGCGGAGAAACTGGCGGCGCGCGTCGTCACCATAGCGGAACCCGTAGACCTCGCCGTTCTCACCGTCGAAGACGAATCGTTTTTCGACAAGCGGGCGTTTCTGCCCTTTGCCGACGATCTCCCCAGGGTCAAGGACGCCGTCAGCGTCTACGGATTTCCCACCGGCGGCACCGAGCTGTCGGTGACCGAGGGCATCGTCTCGCGCATCGAGTTCACCAATTACTACCAGTTCACCATGGGGCTCAGGATTCAAGTGGACGCGGCGCTGAATCCGGGCAACAGCGGCGGGCCCGTGGTCTCGCGCGGCAAGCTCGTCGGCGTGGTCTTCAGCAACATTCCCAACGCGCAGAACATCGGCTACGTGATACCGATCGAGGAGGTTCGCCTGTTTCTCGACGATCTGGCCGACGGGGCTTACGATGGCAAGCCGCAATTGCACGATTTTTTTCAGACGGTGGAAAACAGCGCGCTGCGATCGCGGCTCGGTTTGCCCAAGGGAACGGGGGGACTGATGCTCACCCAACCTTACGGCAACGACGCCGGCTACCCGCTGAAGGAATGGGACGTGATTACGGCCGTTGGCGGCCAGCCGATCGACAGCGACGGAAAAGTCTCGGTGCGCTACGATCTCCGTCTCTCGGCGCTCTACCTCGTGCAGAGGCACGCGAAAGACGGCGCGCTCGATCTTACGGTGCAGCGCAACGGCCAACCGCGGCGTATCCGCGTGCCCGTGCTGCGTAAACGCGACCTGGTCATGCCGTATCTGGCAAACAAGAGCCCGCGTTATTTTATTTACGGGCCGCTGGTGTTTTGCGCCGCCTCTCAGGAGTACATCGAAAAGCTCGGCAACCAGTGGGAGCTTTACCACGCGCGCCAGGGGAATCCGCTGATGATCCGGCGTTACGACAAGCCTGTCTTTGCGGGAGAGGAGATCGTGATCGTTTGCTCGCCGATGTTCCCGCACCCGATCACCAAGGGTTACGACGATGCCAACGGCTTTGTCCTTCAAGAAGTGGACGGCGTTCCGGTTAAGAACCTGAAGCACCTGGTGGAGATCCTGCGCGACGGCAAGAGCGCGCAGGTGGCTTTCAAGTTCGCGAAGATGGCCAACCGAATGCAAGAGAATATGGTTTTCGACCGCCGCACGGTCGTCGCGGCGACGGAGGATATCCTGAAGGACTTCGGAATACGCTACCAGTACTCCGAGGATCTACGCCCCGTGTGGGAGATAGCGCACAAACAATAA
- the tsaB gene encoding tRNA (adenosine(37)-N6)-threonylcarbamoyltransferase complex dimerization subunit type 1 TsaB has translation MIILGIDTATAAASAAIVEDARLVVEETGADFRASGNGAAPHRGNHAETLLPLIDKLLDTAGLRLTDVSAFAVAIGPGSFTGLRIGLSTVKGLAYGSEAPVVGIPTLAAVAARVNDGDGFICPFLDARKKEVYAALFCRSGGRLERVSEDIAAAPEKVVESVRRLTDGEPCVFIGDAARTYAEVVKESLGEKGRLTLGENYPSVASAVAFLAEEKILRRECDPVGPLVPLYLRPSEAELKRKP, from the coding sequence ATGATCATTCTCGGCATCGACACGGCGACGGCGGCGGCGAGCGCCGCCATCGTCGAAGACGCGAGGCTCGTCGTAGAAGAAACCGGCGCCGACTTCCGAGCATCGGGCAACGGCGCGGCGCCTCATCGCGGCAATCACGCGGAGACTCTTCTTCCGTTGATCGACAAGCTCCTGGACACGGCAGGACTTCGGCTGACGGACGTTTCCGCATTTGCGGTGGCGATCGGTCCGGGCTCGTTCACGGGACTCCGCATCGGGCTCAGCACGGTCAAGGGATTGGCGTACGGATCCGAAGCGCCGGTCGTCGGCATTCCCACGCTTGCGGCCGTCGCCGCGCGCGTGAACGACGGCGACGGTTTCATCTGTCCTTTTCTCGACGCGCGCAAGAAAGAGGTCTATGCCGCGCTGTTTTGCAGGAGCGGCGGGAGGCTGGAGCGCGTGAGCGAGGATATCGCCGCGGCGCCGGAAAAAGTGGTCGAGTCGGTCCGCCGGCTTACGGACGGCGAGCCGTGTGTATTTATCGGCGACGCGGCCCGCACGTACGCGGAGGTAGTCAAGGAGAGTTTGGGAGAGAAGGGACGGCTGACGCTGGGCGAAAACTATCCGTCCGTCGCTTCTGCCGTGGCCTTTCTTGCCGAGGAAAAAATTCTCCGGCGGGAGTGCGATCCCGTGGGGCCGCTCGTGCCGCTCTATCTGCGTCCGTCGGAGGCGGAGCTGAAAAGGAAGCCATGA
- the frr gene encoding ribosome recycling factor, with amino-acid sequence MNESFFSELQKEMEKCVVAFRKELSKVRTGRASTALLEGITVDYYGAPTPLNQLATLSAPEPRLLVIQPYDPSAMANIEKAIMKSDLGLTPSNDGKVIRIPIPALTEERRHDLVKHVKKIAEEFRVSVRNHRRLAIEKLKETEKKKEITADDLKHGQERVEKISKEFIEKVDKVLKTKEEEIMEV; translated from the coding sequence ATGAACGAGTCTTTTTTTTCCGAGCTGCAGAAAGAGATGGAGAAGTGCGTCGTCGCGTTCCGCAAGGAGCTCTCCAAGGTGCGCACGGGCCGGGCCTCCACCGCTCTGCTCGAAGGCATCACCGTCGACTACTACGGTGCGCCGACGCCGCTCAATCAGTTGGCGACCTTGAGCGCCCCGGAGCCGCGCCTGCTGGTGATTCAGCCGTACGACCCCTCGGCCATGGCGAATATCGAAAAAGCGATCATGAAATCCGATCTGGGCCTGACGCCGAGCAACGACGGCAAGGTGATCCGCATTCCCATCCCCGCGCTGACCGAGGAGCGGCGCCACGATCTCGTCAAGCACGTCAAAAAAATCGCCGAGGAATTTCGCGTCTCGGTGCGCAATCACCGGCGGCTGGCCATCGAGAAACTGAAAGAAACGGAAAAAAAGAAGGAGATCACCGCGGACGATCTCAAGCACGGCCAGGAGCGGGTCGAGAAGATCAGCAAGGAATTCATTGAAAAAGTGGACAAAGTTCTGAAGACCAAAGAAGAAGAGATCATGGAGGTCTAA
- the tsf gene encoding translation elongation factor Ts, protein MEVSANTVKELREKTGAGMMDCKKALADCAGDLEKAVDYLRRKGLASAAKKMSRVASEGLVGAYIHAGGKIGVMVELNCETDFVARTPEFQALLKDIAMQVAAASPRYVKREEVSAEELEREREIHRRQALDSGKPEKIVEKIVEGKMDRFYSEVCLLEQAFIKDPDRKVGDLLQDAVARMGENIQVRRFMRYQVGESVA, encoded by the coding sequence ATGGAGGTGAGCGCGAATACGGTTAAAGAGCTGCGCGAGAAGACCGGTGCCGGCATGATGGACTGCAAAAAGGCGCTGGCCGACTGCGCCGGCGACCTGGAAAAGGCGGTCGATTATCTGCGCCGCAAGGGTCTCGCGTCGGCGGCCAAAAAAATGAGCCGTGTGGCATCCGAAGGGTTGGTCGGGGCCTACATCCATGCGGGAGGAAAGATCGGCGTGATGGTCGAGCTCAACTGCGAGACCGATTTCGTCGCCCGCACGCCGGAGTTTCAGGCGCTGCTCAAGGATATCGCCATGCAGGTGGCGGCGGCGAGCCCGCGTTACGTCAAGCGCGAGGAGGTTTCGGCGGAGGAATTGGAGCGCGAGCGCGAGATCCATCGGCGCCAGGCGCTCGACTCCGGCAAGCCGGAAAAGATCGTGGAGAAGATCGTCGAAGGAAAGATGGACCGCTTTTATTCCGAGGTCTGCCTTTTGGAGCAGGCGTTCATCAAGGACCCCGACCGCAAGGTCGGCGACCTGCTGCAAGACGCGGTGGCGCGCATGGGAGAGAACATCCAGGTGAGGCGCTTCATGCGCTATCAGGTGGGCGAAAGCGTCGCGTAG
- the pyrH gene encoding UMP kinase, with protein sequence MAKPARKDNVLKYKRVILKVTGEIFGGEEKYGIDSNTVRSFAEEIKEVKALGCEMALVIGGGNIFRGAQLSEGGMERATADYMGMLATVINSLALQDALEKLGVSTRVMSAIEMRQVAEPYIRRRATRHLEKGRVVIFAGGTGNPYFTTDTTASLRAMEIGAEVILKATKVPGVYDADPKKHEGAKMYGRLSYIEVLNKELKVMDSTAISLCMDNHLPIVVFNLMEKGNIKRVVCGEEIGTLVCAEKS encoded by the coding sequence ATGGCCAAGCCGGCGCGAAAAGACAACGTGCTCAAGTACAAGCGGGTGATCCTGAAGGTCACCGGCGAAATTTTCGGCGGCGAGGAAAAATACGGCATCGACAGTAATACCGTCCGGTCGTTCGCGGAAGAAATCAAGGAGGTCAAGGCGCTCGGCTGCGAGATGGCGCTGGTCATCGGCGGCGGCAACATCTTTCGCGGCGCGCAGTTGAGCGAAGGCGGCATGGAGCGCGCCACGGCCGACTACATGGGGATGCTGGCGACCGTGATCAACAGCCTGGCGCTGCAAGACGCGCTGGAAAAGCTCGGCGTCTCGACCCGCGTCATGTCGGCGATCGAGATGCGCCAGGTGGCCGAGCCCTACATCCGCCGCCGCGCGACGCGCCATCTGGAAAAAGGGCGCGTGGTGATCTTCGCCGGCGGCACCGGCAATCCTTATTTCACCACCGACACGACGGCGAGTCTCCGCGCGATGGAGATCGGCGCGGAGGTGATCCTCAAGGCCACGAAAGTCCCCGGCGTCTACGACGCCGATCCCAAGAAGCACGAGGGCGCCAAGATGTACGGCCGGCTCTCCTACATCGAGGTGCTCAACAAAGAGCTGAAGGTCATGGATTCCACGGCCATCTCGCTCTGCATGGACAACCATCTTCCCATCGTCGTCTTCAATCTCATGGAGAAGGGCAACATCAAGCGCGTGGTTTGCGGCGAGGAGATCGGCACGCTCGTCTGCGCGGAGAAGTCATGA
- the rseP gene encoding RIP metalloprotease RseP, with product MLNVVYAVVSALIGLGILIVIHELGHFLVAKKSGVGVLTFSIGFGPKLFKKKIGETEYAVSAFPFGGYVKMVGEDPEEQVSSVDVHKSFSHQPLGKRIAIVAAGPVFNLLLAVVIFLWTFLTYGVPVSTSKVAAVEPDSPAATAGIEKGDRIVAVDGQPIEKWEDLSRRIKESRGRPLAVRVVRENREIETTVEPAKRDTKNVFGETQETWIIGIASEPVIERGNPVLAVGQAFYKTGEYSVVTLVALYKMIAGDLSPKNLGGPLLIAQMAGQQAREGLANFFFFVAVLSINLGVLNLLPIPVLDGGHLLFFLLEGILGRPIGLKQRERAQQVGILILLMVMAYAFYNDIARFFEG from the coding sequence ATGCTGAACGTTGTCTATGCGGTAGTCTCGGCCTTGATCGGGCTCGGCATCCTTATCGTGATCCATGAGCTGGGCCATTTCCTCGTCGCCAAAAAGAGCGGCGTCGGCGTGCTTACCTTTTCGATCGGCTTCGGCCCGAAGCTCTTCAAGAAGAAGATAGGCGAGACCGAGTACGCGGTCAGCGCCTTTCCTTTCGGCGGTTACGTGAAGATGGTGGGAGAAGATCCGGAGGAGCAAGTGAGCTCGGTGGACGTGCACAAGTCCTTTTCCCACCAGCCGCTCGGCAAGCGCATCGCCATCGTGGCGGCGGGGCCGGTCTTTAATCTCTTGCTCGCAGTCGTCATTTTTCTCTGGACCTTTCTTACTTACGGCGTGCCGGTCTCCACTTCGAAGGTCGCGGCCGTCGAGCCCGATTCGCCGGCGGCCACGGCGGGGATCGAAAAAGGAGACCGCATCGTCGCAGTCGACGGCCAGCCGATCGAAAAGTGGGAGGATCTTTCGCGGCGCATCAAGGAAAGCCGGGGGAGGCCGCTGGCCGTTCGAGTCGTGCGGGAGAACCGCGAGATCGAGACCACGGTCGAACCGGCGAAGCGAGACACGAAAAACGTTTTCGGCGAGACCCAGGAGACCTGGATCATCGGCATCGCCAGCGAGCCCGTGATCGAGCGCGGCAATCCGGTGTTGGCCGTAGGACAGGCTTTTTACAAGACGGGAGAGTACTCGGTCGTGACGCTCGTCGCGCTCTACAAAATGATCGCGGGGGATCTCTCGCCCAAAAATCTCGGCGGGCCACTGCTCATCGCGCAGATGGCCGGACAGCAGGCGCGCGAAGGACTGGCGAACTTTTTCTTCTTTGTAGCGGTGCTGAGCATCAACCTCGGCGTCTTGAACCTGTTGCCCATCCCCGTGCTCGACGGCGGCCACCTGCTGTTCTTTCTTTTGGAAGGGATCCTCGGCCGTCCGATCGGGCTCAAGCAGCGCGAGCGGGCGCAACAGGTCGGCATCCTGATATTGCTCATGGTCATGGCCTACGCGTTCTACAACGACATCGCCAGATTCTTCGAAGGATAA
- a CDS encoding 1-deoxy-D-xylulose-5-phosphate reductoisomerase, whose product MKSIVILGSTGSVGVSTLDLVRSFPEKFSVRALVAGRNLKLLAAQIKEFSPESVSVREEEGVDELRRMIGRSKTEILWGESGAAALAAADRADVVVAAIVGGAGLVPTLAAVRAGKEVALANKEALVMAGEIFVREAKQRGVRLLPVDSEHNAIFQCLQGNRREDVDQIILTASGGPFLRSSLKSLDRVTVEQALKHPNWKMGPKITVDSATMMNKGLEVVEARWLFDMQPPRVDVVIHPESVVHSMVRYQDGSIIAQLGIPDMRIPIAYALSYPLRLKASWRALDLTELGALTFLPVEKKRFPALQLAYEALAAGGTMPAVLNAANEVAVAAFLGKRIGFREIHRIIAKTMAAHSTVHPDDVREILEVDRWARERAARLVDRKPATRYGEVSGPFPSRSIT is encoded by the coding sequence ATGAAGTCGATCGTCATCTTGGGCTCGACCGGCTCGGTCGGCGTGAGCACGCTCGATCTGGTGCGGAGTTTTCCGGAAAAATTTAGCGTCCGCGCGCTCGTGGCCGGGCGCAATCTCAAGCTCCTCGCCGCGCAAATCAAGGAATTCTCGCCCGAGTCGGTCAGCGTCCGCGAGGAGGAAGGAGTCGACGAGCTGAGGAGGATGATCGGGCGCTCGAAGACCGAAATCCTCTGGGGCGAGAGCGGCGCGGCCGCGCTGGCCGCCGCGGATAGAGCGGACGTCGTGGTCGCCGCGATCGTCGGCGGCGCGGGCCTGGTGCCGACCCTGGCGGCGGTGCGGGCGGGAAAAGAGGTGGCGCTGGCGAACAAGGAAGCGCTCGTGATGGCGGGCGAGATCTTCGTCCGCGAAGCGAAGCAGCGCGGCGTCCGGCTTCTTCCCGTGGACAGCGAGCACAACGCGATTTTTCAATGTCTCCAGGGAAACCGCCGGGAGGATGTGGACCAGATCATCCTGACCGCGTCCGGCGGGCCTTTTCTCCGCTCCTCGCTGAAAAGTCTCGACCGCGTGACGGTGGAGCAGGCGCTCAAGCATCCAAACTGGAAGATGGGGCCCAAGATCACCGTCGATTCGGCGACCATGATGAATAAAGGGCTGGAAGTCGTCGAGGCGCGTTGGCTCTTCGACATGCAGCCGCCGCGCGTGGACGTGGTCATCCATCCAGAGAGCGTCGTCCACTCCATGGTCCGCTATCAGGACGGCTCGATCATCGCGCAACTGGGGATTCCCGACATGCGCATCCCGATCGCCTACGCGCTTTCCTATCCGCTGCGCCTGAAGGCGAGCTGGCGGGCGCTGGACCTGACCGAGCTCGGCGCGCTGACGTTTCTCCCGGTCGAGAAAAAAAGATTCCCGGCGCTCCAACTGGCTTACGAGGCGCTCGCCGCGGGCGGCACGATGCCCGCCGTGCTCAACGCCGCCAATGAAGTGGCCGTCGCGGCTTTTCTGGGAAAGCGCATCGGCTTCCGCGAGATCCATCGGATCATCGCCAAGACGATGGCGGCGCACTCGACCGTCCATCCCGACGACGTCCGCGAGATTCTCGAGGTCGATCGCTGGGCGCGCGAACGGGCGGCGCGGCTGGTTGATCGCAAGCCCGCCACCCGGTATGGTGAAGTCAGCGGGCCTTTCCCATCCCGGAGCATTACGTAG
- a CDS encoding isoprenyl transferase, whose product MTHPTKISLDGLDKSRLPRHVAVIMDGNGRWAKLRGKGRTEGHRRGTASVRAVVEMSRKLGIPYISLYAFSTENWFRPEDEVDALMGMLEHYLTAEQPKMMRHGIRLLAIGERSRLPPSVRATLKHVERITRANQGMTVLLALSYSGRDDIVGMVRRIAEAVKKGKCDVRDIDAEMVAREMATKKIPDPDLLIRTSGEMRISNFFLWQIAYTELYITPTLWPDFREAEYLQALTEFQRRRRRFGRTDEQIAGPQS is encoded by the coding sequence GTGACGCATCCAACGAAAATAAGTTTAGACGGTTTAGACAAGAGTCGGCTGCCCCGCCACGTCGCCGTCATCATGGACGGCAACGGGCGCTGGGCCAAGCTGAGAGGCAAGGGCCGCACCGAAGGCCACCGCCGCGGAACCGCCTCGGTCCGCGCGGTGGTGGAGATGAGCCGCAAGCTCGGCATCCCGTATATCTCGCTGTACGCCTTCTCGACCGAAAATTGGTTTCGTCCCGAGGACGAGGTGGACGCGCTGATGGGCATGCTCGAGCATTATCTGACGGCGGAGCAGCCGAAGATGATGCGCCACGGCATCCGGCTCCTCGCCATCGGCGAGCGAAGCCGGCTGCCGCCGAGCGTGCGCGCTACACTGAAGCACGTCGAGCGCATCACGCGCGCGAATCAGGGGATGACGGTCCTGTTGGCGCTGAGCTACAGCGGCCGCGACGATATCGTCGGCATGGTCCGGCGCATCGCGGAGGCCGTGAAAAAAGGCAAGTGCGACGTGCGCGACATCGACGCCGAGATGGTCGCGCGCGAGATGGCGACGAAGAAAATCCCCGATCCCGATCTCCTGATCCGCACCAGCGGCGAGATGCGCATCAGCAATTTTTTTCTCTGGCAGATCGCCTACACCGAGCTTTACATCACGCCCACGCTGTGGCCGGACTTTCGCGAGGCCGAATACCTCCAGGCGCTGACTGAATTTCAACGGCGGCGCCGGAGGTTCGGCCGCACGGACGAACAAATCGCCGGGCCGCAATCGTGA
- the rpsB gene encoding 30S ribosomal protein S2, with the protein MTEISMKQLLEAGVHFGHQTSRWNPKMKTYIFGARNGIHIIDLQQTVTMFKGVAAFVRDVATSGGHILFVGTKKQAQDSIKEEAERCGMFHVHNRWLGGTLTNFSTIRQSIERLRKLEEMENDPKMADAFTKKEWLGLRREREKLEQSLGGIKGMKKLPDAIFVIDPKQEEIAVREARKLGIPVVAVVDTNCDPDMVDYKVPGNDDAIRAIRLFCAAIADAVLEGKGLHEQALTRPAGDQPAPEAAAAGDGEVQENTAAGGA; encoded by the coding sequence ATGACCGAAATTTCCATGAAGCAGCTTTTAGAGGCGGGAGTCCACTTTGGCCACCAGACGAGCCGGTGGAACCCCAAGATGAAGACGTACATTTTCGGCGCGCGCAACGGCATCCACATTATCGACTTGCAGCAGACGGTCACGATGTTCAAAGGCGTGGCGGCGTTCGTGCGCGACGTCGCGACATCCGGCGGCCACATTCTTTTCGTCGGCACGAAAAAACAAGCCCAGGACTCGATCAAAGAAGAGGCGGAGCGGTGCGGCATGTTCCACGTCCACAACCGCTGGCTCGGCGGCACGCTCACCAACTTCTCGACCATTCGCCAGAGCATCGAGCGGCTGCGCAAGCTCGAAGAGATGGAAAACGATCCCAAGATGGCCGACGCCTTCACCAAGAAAGAATGGCTCGGCCTCAGGCGGGAGAGAGAGAAGCTCGAGCAGTCGCTCGGCGGCATCAAGGGGATGAAAAAACTTCCCGACGCCATCTTCGTCATCGATCCCAAGCAGGAGGAGATCGCCGTGCGCGAGGCGCGGAAGCTCGGAATTCCCGTCGTGGCGGTGGTCGATACCAACTGCGATCCCGACATGGTCGATTATAAAGTTCCGGGCAACGACGACGCGATCCGGGCCATCCGGCTCTTTTGCGCCGCGATCGCCGACGCGGTTCTCGAAGGCAAGGGGCTCCACGAGCAGGCGCTCACGCGGCCGGCGGGCGACCAGCCGGCGCCTGAAGCCGCGGCTGCCGGCGACGGCGAAGTCCAGGAAAACACCGCGGCCGGGGGAGCATGA
- a CDS encoding phosphatidate cytidylyltransferase: protein MRSKLVPRIVTALLGIPALVWLVGRGGLRIFSALVFLVTLVCLWEYYRIAFPARPREQAGGILAGFLVGVGVLSGWPSAGLAGVTVLLFCSHLFFGGRLEERFNRLCWTILGTVYIGYLVPHAALLYRLPDGPQWIFFVLLAVMAGDTAAYLVGTTMGRRKLYPEVSPGKTVEGAIGSTAASLIVGVFTGPFLLPLQPWPELLGISIVLSFLGQIGDLFESWIKRVFGVKDSSALIPGHGGLLDRMDSLIFPLVFAAYYVRVFHP, encoded by the coding sequence GTGAGATCGAAGCTCGTTCCTAGAATCGTCACCGCCTTGCTCGGTATTCCGGCGCTCGTGTGGCTCGTCGGCCGGGGCGGCTTGCGGATTTTCTCGGCGCTCGTTTTTCTCGTTACTCTCGTCTGTCTTTGGGAATATTACCGGATCGCGTTTCCCGCCCGGCCGCGCGAACAGGCCGGCGGAATTCTCGCGGGCTTCTTGGTCGGCGTCGGCGTTCTCTCCGGGTGGCCTTCCGCCGGGCTCGCGGGTGTGACCGTACTGCTTTTCTGCAGTCATCTATTTTTCGGCGGCAGGCTGGAGGAGAGATTCAACCGCCTCTGCTGGACGATCCTCGGAACCGTTTATATCGGCTACTTGGTTCCGCACGCGGCGCTTCTTTACCGGCTGCCGGACGGGCCGCAATGGATTTTTTTCGTCCTGCTCGCGGTCATGGCCGGGGACACGGCGGCTTACCTTGTCGGCACTACAATGGGAAGAAGAAAACTCTATCCGGAGGTGAGCCCGGGAAAGACCGTCGAAGGCGCGATCGGCTCGACCGCCGCGAGCCTCATCGTCGGCGTGTTTACCGGCCCCTTCCTCCTGCCGTTGCAGCCGTGGCCGGAGCTGTTGGGAATTTCTATTGTCTTGAGCTTCTTGGGGCAGATCGGCGACCTGTTCGAGTCGTGGATCAAGCGCGTCTTCGGCGTCAAAGACTCGAGCGCGCTTATTCCCGGGCACGGAGGGTTGCTCGACCGCATGGATAGTCTTATATTCCCTCTGGTGTTCGCCGCCTACTACGTGAGGGTTTTTCATCCATGA
- the rho gene encoding transcription termination factor Rho — translation MVRGSPRAERSEPEAVEDGKLNLKALKEKKIGDLALIGKNFNIEGAANMRKQELIFAILQAQTEQNGFIYGEGVLETLPDGFGFLRAPDYNYLPGPDDIYVSPSQIRRFNLRTGDVISGQIRPPKEGERYFALLKVEAINYEDPEKARDKILFDNLTPLYPNERLKLEYAHDDYTTRIVDLMTPIGKGQRGLIVAAPRTGKTMMLQHIAKAISQNNKEIVLIVLLIDERPEEVTDMQRSVDGEVVSSTFDEPATRHVQVAEMVIEKAKRLVEHGKDVVILLDSITRLARAYNTVVPPSGKILSGGVDSNALHKPKKFFGAARNIEDGGSLTIIATALIDTGSRMDEVIFEEFKGTGNMEIHLDRRLMDKRVFPAIDINKSGTRKEELLIPKEDLNRIWILRKVLSQLNAVESMEFLLDKIRGTKNNKEFLDSMNT, via the coding sequence ATGGTCCGTGGGAGTCCCCGAGCCGAGCGATCCGAGCCCGAGGCCGTTGAAGACGGCAAGCTCAATCTGAAGGCTCTAAAAGAAAAGAAAATCGGCGATCTAGCGTTGATCGGCAAGAACTTCAACATCGAAGGCGCCGCCAACATGCGGAAGCAGGAGCTGATCTTCGCCATCTTACAGGCGCAGACCGAGCAGAACGGCTTCATCTACGGCGAAGGCGTGTTGGAGACGCTGCCCGACGGCTTCGGCTTCTTGAGAGCGCCGGACTACAATTATCTGCCCGGCCCCGACGATATCTACGTCTCTCCCAGCCAGATTCGCCGCTTCAACCTCCGCACCGGCGACGTCATCTCCGGCCAGATCCGGCCGCCGAAAGAGGGCGAGCGCTATTTCGCCTTGCTCAAAGTCGAAGCGATCAACTATGAGGACCCCGAAAAAGCCAGAGACAAAATCCTCTTCGATAACCTGACCCCGCTCTATCCCAACGAGCGGCTGAAGCTCGAATACGCTCACGACGACTATACGACGCGCATCGTCGATCTGATGACGCCGATCGGCAAAGGACAAAGGGGGCTGATCGTCGCCGCACCGCGCACCGGAAAGACGATGATGCTGCAGCACATCGCCAAAGCCATCTCGCAAAACAACAAGGAGATCGTCCTCATCGTCCTGCTGATCGACGAAAGGCCCGAGGAAGTCACCGACATGCAGCGCTCGGTCGACGGCGAGGTCGTGAGCTCCACGTTCGACGAGCCGGCGACGCGCCACGTTCAAGTCGCCGAGATGGTGATCGAGAAGGCCAAGCGGCTGGTGGAGCACGGCAAGGACGTCGTCATCCTGCTCGACAGCATCACGCGGCTGGCGCGCGCCTACAACACCGTGGTGCCGCCGAGCGGCAAGATTCTCTCCGGCGGCGTCGATTCCAACGCGCTCCACAAGCCGAAGAAATTTTTCGGCGCCGCGCGCAACATCGAAGACGGCGGCAGTCTCACGATCATCGCGACGGCGCTGATCGACACCGGCAGCCGCATGGACGAGGTCATCTTCGAAGAGTTCAAGGGAACCGGCAACATGGAAATCCACCTCGACCGGCGCCTGATGGACAAGCGGGTCTTCCCGGCGATCGACATCAACAAGTCGGGCACGCGGAAAGAGGAGCTTTTGATCCCGAAAGAAGATCTCAACCGGATCTGGATTCTCCGCAAAGTGCTTTCGCAGTTGAACGCGGTCGAGTCCATGGAATTTCTCCTGGACAAAATTCGCGGCACCAAGAACAATAAAGAGTTCCTCGATTCGATGAACACGTAA